The following coding sequences lie in one Mus musculus strain C57BL/6J chromosome 11, GRCm38.p6 C57BL/6J genomic window:
- the Ccdc47 gene encoding coiled-coil domain-containing protein 47 isoform X1 translates to MVTGLLAYIMNYIIGKNKNSRLAQAWFNSHRELLESNFTLVGDDGTNKEATSTGKLNQENEHIYNLWCSGRVCCEGMLIQLRFLKRQDLLNVLARMMRPVSDQVQIKVTMNDEDMDTYVFAVGTRKALLRLQKEMQDLSEFCSDKPKSGAKYGLPDSLAILSEMGEVTEGMMDTKMVHFLTHYADKIESVHFSDQFSGPKIMQEEGQPLKLPDTKRTLLFTFNVPGSGNTYPKDMESLLPLMNMVIYSIDKAKKFRLNREGKQKADKNRARVEENFLKLTHVQRQEAAQSRREEKKRAEKERIMNEEDPEKQRRLEEAALRREQKKLEKKQMKMKQIKVKAM, encoded by the exons ATGGTGACTGGTCTGCTTGCCTATATCATGAACTACATCATTGGGAAGAATAAAAACAGCCGACTTGCTCAGGCCTGGTTTAACTCTCATAGAGAGCTTTTGGAGAGCAATTTTACATTAGTGG GGGATGATGGGACTAACAAAGAAGCCACAAGCACAGGGAAGTTGAATCAGGAGAATGAGCACATCTATAACCTGTGGTGTTCTGGCCGAGTGTGCTGTGAAGGCATGCTTATCCAGCTGAGG TTCCTTAAGAGACAAGACTTACTTAATGTCCTGGCCCGGATGATGAGGCCAGTGAGTGATCAAGTG caaataAAAGTAACAATGAATGACGAGGACATGGACACATACGTGTTTGCTGTCGGCACTCGCAAAGCTTTGCTGCGACTACAGAAAGAGATGCAGGATCTG AGTGAGTTTTGCAGTGATAAACCAAAGTCTGGAGCAAAGTATGGACTGCCAGACTCTTTGGCCATTCTGTCAGAAATGGGAGAAGTCACAGAGGGAATGATGGATACAAAG atggttCATTTTCTTACACACTATGCTGATAAGATTGAATCTGTTCATTTTTCAGACCAGTTCTCTGGTCCAAAGATTATGCAAGA GGAAGGCCAGCCTTTAAAGCTGCCTGACACCAAGAGGACGCTACTGTTTACATTTAATG TGCCTGGCTCAGGTAACACATACCCAAAGGATATGGAGTCTTTGCTACCCCTGATGAACATGGTGATTTATTCTATCGATAAAGCCAAAAAGTTCCGACTCAACAGAGAA gggaaacaaaaagcAGATAAGAACCGGGCTCGTGTGGAAGAGAACTTTCTGAAGCTGACACAtgtgcagagacaggaggctgcACAGTCTCGGCgtgaggagaaaaaaagagctgAGAAGGAGCGGATCATGAACGAGGAGGACCCTGAGAAACAGCGCAGGCTGGAA GAAGCTGCTTTGAGGAGAGAACAAAAGAAGTTGGAGAAGaagcaaatgaaaatgaaacaaatcaaAGTGAAAGCCATGTAG